In Silene latifolia isolate original U9 population chromosome X, ASM4854445v1, whole genome shotgun sequence, the following proteins share a genomic window:
- the LOC141621364 gene encoding uncharacterized protein LOC141621364 isoform X1, translating to MQEKGKQKVYEILQDCVGRQFTFKVMIGTTNYEDTRELKVVKTYLGDEPKADPNTGATGTDMVMEPKTREKDKGKMSEGKDVDKTTTQPVENIWETNKRQRREKEPHAEPVKEATHA from the exons ATGCAGGAAAAAGGGAAGCAGAAGGTATACGAGATTCTCCAAGACTGCGTTGGGAGACAATTCACATTTAAAGTCATGATCGGAACAACAAACTACGAAGATACAAGAGAACTGAAGGTAGTGAAGACATACTTGGGCGACGAACCAAAAGCG GACCCAAATACTGGAGCAACAGGGACTGACATGGTGATGGAGCCAAAGACACGTGAAAAAGACAAGGGAAAAATGAGTGAAGG GAAGGATGTGGACAAGACAACAACGCAACCGGTGGAAAACATATGGGAGACAAACAAGCGACAACGTCGCGAGAAGGAACCACACGCCGAGCCGGTGAAAGAAGCAACACATGCTTAA
- the LOC141621364 gene encoding uncharacterized protein LOC141621364 isoform X2, with the protein MIGTTNYEDTRELKVVKTYLGDEPKADPNTGATGTDMVMEPKTREKDKGKMSEGKDVDKTTTQPVENIWETNKRQRREKEPHAEPVKEATHA; encoded by the exons ATGATCGGAACAACAAACTACGAAGATACAAGAGAACTGAAGGTAGTGAAGACATACTTGGGCGACGAACCAAAAGCG GACCCAAATACTGGAGCAACAGGGACTGACATGGTGATGGAGCCAAAGACACGTGAAAAAGACAAGGGAAAAATGAGTGAAGG GAAGGATGTGGACAAGACAACAACGCAACCGGTGGAAAACATATGGGAGACAAACAAGCGACAACGTCGCGAGAAGGAACCACACGCCGAGCCGGTGAAAGAAGCAACACATGCTTAA